Proteins from a single region of Megalopta genalis isolate 19385.01 chromosome 3, iyMegGena1_principal, whole genome shotgun sequence:
- the LOC117222144 gene encoding uncharacterized protein LOC117222144 isoform X2, with amino-acid sequence MSKWNEKLIMKFLKIYKQHPCLWNPYDKRYYNCKEKNEALQRIIDDLCIPGFTITDYLQQIKLIREKYKKEQLRTIKGLQLHKQYKSPIPWYNIVANMLMKVISDEERMNSVPAKTVPPDTSVLKSLSSDNIRHTDRKEDKTRIQPCTNVTCDIVARRSRSARSSIKYIPSKTTAVRSSTRTKYVLCPQARIASKTRNGDGLSNRKPKRAFNWKVPDCPRTPSNSINSTATNSTKTSIKQYEPPFLKCPLCGWENLQQERTQEQRTIIPCANYSIESPDLKYAPCSGCIKDGFYPETYTDDSGDFIKDLSKSAPAKVSTLDTETQTTESLQTQVMQLDPTVKTTFGSGAIEACTRFKIILPDSKKSLEMHTVGTENVCQCTQGVQCLQPQLCTKGTQLSLELKKNAHTSTVTYKERGTQCTVCMPEEGRCSASIQTIRQSSVQTMTRSSSLEKMKDVGTTSSIHRIHSSDSVTLVSYKSVGTGGEYALPSRAKSHGSLKRCIQQKDYKEVAVGETELYIKPCNADTCPRNMSELMKDPTVTTVLHQLLCKISSKTNRVSRCIKSQTDYEQRKYSTGCATDATEMVKRIKEYAITALGVHLSKDECIQTSTDTETTPSVCVNKLTMTREDPYKPINRSTGVQVDGNNRTSGFKETKKRVADKEVCTCCEYKDIGTNGSLLRTCDMGIQNGLDNSVCSNKIETDKHLRSTVGTQKRDPILVRVIKCTDAQTIKKTDKETLTDKRIEACGRSTCAPYTVCVPSYKEESKHQVNRDYHERSCMSRCDDTCKGNSNKDWTDVTNVDAFNCIRNSKIPLCTYPVRKCTFARSN; translated from the exons ATGTCCAAATGGAATGAGAAATTAATAATGAAATTCTTGAAAATATATAAGCAACATCCGTGCCTTTGGAATCCTTATGATAAACGCTATTACAACTGCAAGGAAAAAAATGAAGCGTTACAGAGGATTATCGACGACCTCTGTATTCCTGGCTTTACTATAACTGACTATTTGCAACAGATCAAGCTGATAAGAGAAAA ATATAAGAAGGAACAGTTGCGAACGATTAAAGGACTGCAATTGCATAAGCAATATAAATCGCCAATCCCATGGTATAATATAGTGGCAAACATGTTAATGAAAGTGATTAGTGACGAGGAGAGAATGAACAGTGTGCCTGCGAAGACTGTGCCTCCAGACACATCGGTTTTGAAATCTTTAAGCAGCGATAACATACGTCATACTGACAGAAAAGAGGATAAAACGAGGATTCAACCATGTACGAACGTAACTTGCGATATAGTCGCAAGAAGAAGCAGATCAGCTCGATCGAGTATCAAGTACATACCTAGCAAAACCACTGCAGTCCGTTCAAGTACGCGGACAAAATATGTTCTTTGTCCTCAAGCAAGAATCGCTTCAAAGACTCGAAATGGAGACGGACTTTCTAATCGTAAACCTAAGAGAGCCTTTAATTGGAAAGTGCCAG ATTGCCCCAGGACTCCATCTAACTCGATAAATTCAACAGCCACTAATTCGACAAAAACAAGTATCAAACAGTATGAGCCACCGTTTCTGAAGTGTCCGCTGTGTGGCTGGGAAAACCTGCAGCAGGAACGAACGCAGGAGCAAAGAACTATTATTCCCTGTGCCAATTATAGCATTGAATCACCTGATTTGAAATATGCACCATGTAGTGGATGCATTAAAG ATGGATTTTATCCGGAAACGTACACAGATGATTCTGGAGATTTTATAAAGGATTTATCCAAATCAGCACCAGCTAAAGTCTCTACATTAGACACGGAAACGCAGACTACAGAGTCTCTTCAGACGCAAGTAATGCAACTTGATCCTACAGTGAAGACTACATTTGGAAGTGGTGCTATAGAAGCTTGTACTCGATTCAAAATCATTCTGCCAGACTCCAAGAAAAGTTTAGAAATGCACACAGTAGGAACGGAGAATGTTTGTCAATGTACTCAAGGGGTCCAGTGCTTGCAACCACAATTGTGTACAAAAGGCACGCAATTGTCCCTTGAATTAAAGAAAAATGCGCACACTAGCACAGTAACGTATAAGGAAAGGGGGACTCAGTGCACAGTGTGCATGCCAGAAGAAGGAAGATGCAGTGCATCCATCCAAACTATTAGGCAAAGTTCAGTTCAAACCATGACTCGCTCTTCTTCTTTGgaaaaaatgaaagatgttGGAACAACATCGTCTATTCATAGAATTCATAGCAGCGATTCTGTAACTCTTGTAAGTTACAAGAGCGTTGGTACTGGTGGAGAATATGCACTTCCATCGCGTGCTAAATCCCACGGATCGTTAAAACGTTGTATTCAACAAAAAGATTATAAAGAAGTTGCAGTGGGTGAAA CTGAATTATATATCAAACCGTGCAATGCAGACACATGTCCACGTAACATGTCCGAGTTGATGAAAGATCCTACAGTGACCACAGTACTGCATCAACTACTATGCAAGATATCTTccaagacaaatcgtgtgtcgcGTTGCATAAAGTCTCAAACCGACT ATGAACAGAGAAAATACAGCACTGGTTGTGCAACCGATGCAACTGAAATGGTGAAGAGAATCAAAGAATACGCAATCACAGCTTTAGGAGTGCATCTTTCCAAAGACGAGTGCATTCAGACCTCGACTGACACGGAAACAACACCTAGCGTCTGCGTAAATAAATTAACTATGACTAGAGAAGATCCTTATAAGCCGATTAATCGATCTACAGGTGTTCAGGTAGATGGAAACAATCGAACATCTGGattcaaagaaacaaagaaacgggTTGCTGACAAAGAAGTTTGCACCTGTTGCGAGTACAAAGATATTGGTACTAATGGATCATTGTTGCGAACTTGCGACATGGGTATTCAGAACGGTTTGGATAATTCTGTCtgttcaaataaaatagaaacagataaacaCCTAAGAAGTACCGTTGGTACACAGAAGCGAGATCCTATATTAGTTAGAGTGATAAAGTGTACTGATGCTCAAACAATAAAGAAGACCGATAAGGAGACACTAACTGATAAACGTATAGAAGCATGCGGTAGATCTACTTGTGCGCCATATACAGTTTGTGTACCTTCATACAAAGAAGAATCTAAACATCAAGTTAATCGTGATTATCATGAACGATCGTGTATGAGCCGTTGTGATGATACTTGTAAGGGCAATTCTAATAAGGATTGGACAGACGTAACAAATGTTGATGCATTTAACTGTATTCGCAACTCTAAAATTCCATTATGCACATACCCGGTACGCAAATGTACTTTCGCGAGAAGCAACTAG
- the LOC117222144 gene encoding uncharacterized protein LOC117222144 isoform X1: MSKWNEKLIMKFLKIYKQHPCLWNPYDKRYYNCKEKNEALQRIIDDLCIPGFTITDYLQQIKLIREKYKKEQLRTIKGLQLHKQYKSPIPWYNIVANMLMKVISDEERMNSVPAKTVPPDTSVLKSLSSDNIRHTDRKEDKTRIQPCTNVTCDIVARRSRSARSSIKYIPSKTTAVRSSTRTKYVLCPQARIASKTRNGDGLSNRKPKRAFNWKVPDCPRTPSNSINSTATNSTKTSIKQYEPPFLKCPLCGWENLQQERTQEQRTIIPCANYSIESPDLKYAPCSGCIKDGFYPETYTDDSGDFIKDLSKSAPAKVSTLDTETQTTESLQTQVMQLDPTVKTTFGSGAIEACTRFKIILPDSKKSLEMHTVGTENVCQCTQGVQCLQPQLCTKGTQLSLELKKNAHTSTVTYKERGTQCTVCMPEEGRCSASIQTIRQSSVQTMTRSSSLEKMKDVGTTSSIHRIHSSDSVTLVSYKSVGTGGEYALPSRAKSHGSLKRCIQQKDYKEVAVGESKLMILQSQQILKYLSSLTAELYIKPCNADTCPRNMSELMKDPTVTTVLHQLLCKISSKTNRVSRCIKSQTDYEQRKYSTGCATDATEMVKRIKEYAITALGVHLSKDECIQTSTDTETTPSVCVNKLTMTREDPYKPINRSTGVQVDGNNRTSGFKETKKRVADKEVCTCCEYKDIGTNGSLLRTCDMGIQNGLDNSVCSNKIETDKHLRSTVGTQKRDPILVRVIKCTDAQTIKKTDKETLTDKRIEACGRSTCAPYTVCVPSYKEESKHQVNRDYHERSCMSRCDDTCKGNSNKDWTDVTNVDAFNCIRNSKIPLCTYPVRKCTFARSN, translated from the exons ATGTCCAAATGGAATGAGAAATTAATAATGAAATTCTTGAAAATATATAAGCAACATCCGTGCCTTTGGAATCCTTATGATAAACGCTATTACAACTGCAAGGAAAAAAATGAAGCGTTACAGAGGATTATCGACGACCTCTGTATTCCTGGCTTTACTATAACTGACTATTTGCAACAGATCAAGCTGATAAGAGAAAA ATATAAGAAGGAACAGTTGCGAACGATTAAAGGACTGCAATTGCATAAGCAATATAAATCGCCAATCCCATGGTATAATATAGTGGCAAACATGTTAATGAAAGTGATTAGTGACGAGGAGAGAATGAACAGTGTGCCTGCGAAGACTGTGCCTCCAGACACATCGGTTTTGAAATCTTTAAGCAGCGATAACATACGTCATACTGACAGAAAAGAGGATAAAACGAGGATTCAACCATGTACGAACGTAACTTGCGATATAGTCGCAAGAAGAAGCAGATCAGCTCGATCGAGTATCAAGTACATACCTAGCAAAACCACTGCAGTCCGTTCAAGTACGCGGACAAAATATGTTCTTTGTCCTCAAGCAAGAATCGCTTCAAAGACTCGAAATGGAGACGGACTTTCTAATCGTAAACCTAAGAGAGCCTTTAATTGGAAAGTGCCAG ATTGCCCCAGGACTCCATCTAACTCGATAAATTCAACAGCCACTAATTCGACAAAAACAAGTATCAAACAGTATGAGCCACCGTTTCTGAAGTGTCCGCTGTGTGGCTGGGAAAACCTGCAGCAGGAACGAACGCAGGAGCAAAGAACTATTATTCCCTGTGCCAATTATAGCATTGAATCACCTGATTTGAAATATGCACCATGTAGTGGATGCATTAAAG ATGGATTTTATCCGGAAACGTACACAGATGATTCTGGAGATTTTATAAAGGATTTATCCAAATCAGCACCAGCTAAAGTCTCTACATTAGACACGGAAACGCAGACTACAGAGTCTCTTCAGACGCAAGTAATGCAACTTGATCCTACAGTGAAGACTACATTTGGAAGTGGTGCTATAGAAGCTTGTACTCGATTCAAAATCATTCTGCCAGACTCCAAGAAAAGTTTAGAAATGCACACAGTAGGAACGGAGAATGTTTGTCAATGTACTCAAGGGGTCCAGTGCTTGCAACCACAATTGTGTACAAAAGGCACGCAATTGTCCCTTGAATTAAAGAAAAATGCGCACACTAGCACAGTAACGTATAAGGAAAGGGGGACTCAGTGCACAGTGTGCATGCCAGAAGAAGGAAGATGCAGTGCATCCATCCAAACTATTAGGCAAAGTTCAGTTCAAACCATGACTCGCTCTTCTTCTTTGgaaaaaatgaaagatgttGGAACAACATCGTCTATTCATAGAATTCATAGCAGCGATTCTGTAACTCTTGTAAGTTACAAGAGCGTTGGTACTGGTGGAGAATATGCACTTCCATCGCGTGCTAAATCCCACGGATCGTTAAAACGTTGTATTCAACAAAAAGATTATAAAGAAGTTGCAGTGGGTGAAAGTAAGTTAATGATTCTACAATCTCAACAAATATTGAAATACCTTTCTTCACTAACAGCTGAATTATATATCAAACCGTGCAATGCAGACACATGTCCACGTAACATGTCCGAGTTGATGAAAGATCCTACAGTGACCACAGTACTGCATCAACTACTATGCAAGATATCTTccaagacaaatcgtgtgtcgcGTTGCATAAAGTCTCAAACCGACT ATGAACAGAGAAAATACAGCACTGGTTGTGCAACCGATGCAACTGAAATGGTGAAGAGAATCAAAGAATACGCAATCACAGCTTTAGGAGTGCATCTTTCCAAAGACGAGTGCATTCAGACCTCGACTGACACGGAAACAACACCTAGCGTCTGCGTAAATAAATTAACTATGACTAGAGAAGATCCTTATAAGCCGATTAATCGATCTACAGGTGTTCAGGTAGATGGAAACAATCGAACATCTGGattcaaagaaacaaagaaacgggTTGCTGACAAAGAAGTTTGCACCTGTTGCGAGTACAAAGATATTGGTACTAATGGATCATTGTTGCGAACTTGCGACATGGGTATTCAGAACGGTTTGGATAATTCTGTCtgttcaaataaaatagaaacagataaacaCCTAAGAAGTACCGTTGGTACACAGAAGCGAGATCCTATATTAGTTAGAGTGATAAAGTGTACTGATGCTCAAACAATAAAGAAGACCGATAAGGAGACACTAACTGATAAACGTATAGAAGCATGCGGTAGATCTACTTGTGCGCCATATACAGTTTGTGTACCTTCATACAAAGAAGAATCTAAACATCAAGTTAATCGTGATTATCATGAACGATCGTGTATGAGCCGTTGTGATGATACTTGTAAGGGCAATTCTAATAAGGATTGGACAGACGTAACAAATGTTGATGCATTTAACTGTATTCGCAACTCTAAAATTCCATTATGCACATACCCGGTACGCAAATGTACTTTCGCGAGAAGCAACTAG
- the LOC117222144 gene encoding uncharacterized protein LOC117222144 isoform X4 encodes MLMKVISDEERMNSVPAKTVPPDTSVLKSLSSDNIRHTDRKEDKTRIQPCTNVTCDIVARRSRSARSSIKYIPSKTTAVRSSTRTKYVLCPQARIASKTRNGDGLSNRKPKRAFNWKVPDCPRTPSNSINSTATNSTKTSIKQYEPPFLKCPLCGWENLQQERTQEQRTIIPCANYSIESPDLKYAPCSGCIKDGFYPETYTDDSGDFIKDLSKSAPAKVSTLDTETQTTESLQTQVMQLDPTVKTTFGSGAIEACTRFKIILPDSKKSLEMHTVGTENVCQCTQGVQCLQPQLCTKGTQLSLELKKNAHTSTVTYKERGTQCTVCMPEEGRCSASIQTIRQSSVQTMTRSSSLEKMKDVGTTSSIHRIHSSDSVTLVSYKSVGTGGEYALPSRAKSHGSLKRCIQQKDYKEVAVGESKLMILQSQQILKYLSSLTAELYIKPCNADTCPRNMSELMKDPTVTTVLHQLLCKISSKTNRVSRCIKSQTDYEQRKYSTGCATDATEMVKRIKEYAITALGVHLSKDECIQTSTDTETTPSVCVNKLTMTREDPYKPINRSTGVQVDGNNRTSGFKETKKRVADKEVCTCCEYKDIGTNGSLLRTCDMGIQNGLDNSVCSNKIETDKHLRSTVGTQKRDPILVRVIKCTDAQTIKKTDKETLTDKRIEACGRSTCAPYTVCVPSYKEESKHQVNRDYHERSCMSRCDDTCKGNSNKDWTDVTNVDAFNCIRNSKIPLCTYPVRKCTFARSN; translated from the exons ATGTTAATGAAAGTGATTAGTGACGAGGAGAGAATGAACAGTGTGCCTGCGAAGACTGTGCCTCCAGACACATCGGTTTTGAAATCTTTAAGCAGCGATAACATACGTCATACTGACAGAAAAGAGGATAAAACGAGGATTCAACCATGTACGAACGTAACTTGCGATATAGTCGCAAGAAGAAGCAGATCAGCTCGATCGAGTATCAAGTACATACCTAGCAAAACCACTGCAGTCCGTTCAAGTACGCGGACAAAATATGTTCTTTGTCCTCAAGCAAGAATCGCTTCAAAGACTCGAAATGGAGACGGACTTTCTAATCGTAAACCTAAGAGAGCCTTTAATTGGAAAGTGCCAG ATTGCCCCAGGACTCCATCTAACTCGATAAATTCAACAGCCACTAATTCGACAAAAACAAGTATCAAACAGTATGAGCCACCGTTTCTGAAGTGTCCGCTGTGTGGCTGGGAAAACCTGCAGCAGGAACGAACGCAGGAGCAAAGAACTATTATTCCCTGTGCCAATTATAGCATTGAATCACCTGATTTGAAATATGCACCATGTAGTGGATGCATTAAAG ATGGATTTTATCCGGAAACGTACACAGATGATTCTGGAGATTTTATAAAGGATTTATCCAAATCAGCACCAGCTAAAGTCTCTACATTAGACACGGAAACGCAGACTACAGAGTCTCTTCAGACGCAAGTAATGCAACTTGATCCTACAGTGAAGACTACATTTGGAAGTGGTGCTATAGAAGCTTGTACTCGATTCAAAATCATTCTGCCAGACTCCAAGAAAAGTTTAGAAATGCACACAGTAGGAACGGAGAATGTTTGTCAATGTACTCAAGGGGTCCAGTGCTTGCAACCACAATTGTGTACAAAAGGCACGCAATTGTCCCTTGAATTAAAGAAAAATGCGCACACTAGCACAGTAACGTATAAGGAAAGGGGGACTCAGTGCACAGTGTGCATGCCAGAAGAAGGAAGATGCAGTGCATCCATCCAAACTATTAGGCAAAGTTCAGTTCAAACCATGACTCGCTCTTCTTCTTTGgaaaaaatgaaagatgttGGAACAACATCGTCTATTCATAGAATTCATAGCAGCGATTCTGTAACTCTTGTAAGTTACAAGAGCGTTGGTACTGGTGGAGAATATGCACTTCCATCGCGTGCTAAATCCCACGGATCGTTAAAACGTTGTATTCAACAAAAAGATTATAAAGAAGTTGCAGTGGGTGAAAGTAAGTTAATGATTCTACAATCTCAACAAATATTGAAATACCTTTCTTCACTAACAGCTGAATTATATATCAAACCGTGCAATGCAGACACATGTCCACGTAACATGTCCGAGTTGATGAAAGATCCTACAGTGACCACAGTACTGCATCAACTACTATGCAAGATATCTTccaagacaaatcgtgtgtcgcGTTGCATAAAGTCTCAAACCGACT ATGAACAGAGAAAATACAGCACTGGTTGTGCAACCGATGCAACTGAAATGGTGAAGAGAATCAAAGAATACGCAATCACAGCTTTAGGAGTGCATCTTTCCAAAGACGAGTGCATTCAGACCTCGACTGACACGGAAACAACACCTAGCGTCTGCGTAAATAAATTAACTATGACTAGAGAAGATCCTTATAAGCCGATTAATCGATCTACAGGTGTTCAGGTAGATGGAAACAATCGAACATCTGGattcaaagaaacaaagaaacgggTTGCTGACAAAGAAGTTTGCACCTGTTGCGAGTACAAAGATATTGGTACTAATGGATCATTGTTGCGAACTTGCGACATGGGTATTCAGAACGGTTTGGATAATTCTGTCtgttcaaataaaatagaaacagataaacaCCTAAGAAGTACCGTTGGTACACAGAAGCGAGATCCTATATTAGTTAGAGTGATAAAGTGTACTGATGCTCAAACAATAAAGAAGACCGATAAGGAGACACTAACTGATAAACGTATAGAAGCATGCGGTAGATCTACTTGTGCGCCATATACAGTTTGTGTACCTTCATACAAAGAAGAATCTAAACATCAAGTTAATCGTGATTATCATGAACGATCGTGTATGAGCCGTTGTGATGATACTTGTAAGGGCAATTCTAATAAGGATTGGACAGACGTAACAAATGTTGATGCATTTAACTGTATTCGCAACTCTAAAATTCCATTATGCACATACCCGGTACGCAAATGTACTTTCGCGAGAAGCAACTAG
- the LOC117222144 gene encoding uncharacterized protein LOC117222144 isoform X3 encodes MSKWNEKLIMKFLKIYKQHPCLWNPYDKRYYNCKEKNEALQRIIDDLCIPGFTITDYLQQIKLIREKYKKEQLRTIKGLQLHKQYKSPIPWYNIVANMLMKVISDEERMNSVPAKTVPPDTSVLKSLSSDNIRHTDRKEDKTRIQPCTNVTCDIVARRSRSARSSIKYIPSKTTAVRSSTRTKYVLCPQARIASKTRNGDGLSNRKPKRAFNWKVPDCPRTPSNSINSTATNSTKTSIKQYEPPFLKCPLCGWENLQQERTQEQRTIIPCANYSIESPDLKYAPCSGCIKDGFYPETYTDDSGDFIKDLSKSAPAKVSTLDTETQTTESLQTQVMQLDPTVKTTFGSGAIEACTRFKIILPDSKKSLEMHTVGTENVCQCTQGVQCLQPQLCTKGTQLSLELKKNAHTSTVTYKERGTQCTVCMPEEGRCSASIQTIRQSSVQTMTRSSSLEKMKDVGTTSSIHRIHSSDSVTLVSYKSVGTGGEYALPSRAKSHGSLKRCIQQKDYKEVAVGENTCPRNMSELMKDPTVTTVLHQLLCKISSKTNRVSRCIKSQTDYEQRKYSTGCATDATEMVKRIKEYAITALGVHLSKDECIQTSTDTETTPSVCVNKLTMTREDPYKPINRSTGVQVDGNNRTSGFKETKKRVADKEVCTCCEYKDIGTNGSLLRTCDMGIQNGLDNSVCSNKIETDKHLRSTVGTQKRDPILVRVIKCTDAQTIKKTDKETLTDKRIEACGRSTCAPYTVCVPSYKEESKHQVNRDYHERSCMSRCDDTCKGNSNKDWTDVTNVDAFNCIRNSKIPLCTYPVRKCTFARSN; translated from the exons ATGTCCAAATGGAATGAGAAATTAATAATGAAATTCTTGAAAATATATAAGCAACATCCGTGCCTTTGGAATCCTTATGATAAACGCTATTACAACTGCAAGGAAAAAAATGAAGCGTTACAGAGGATTATCGACGACCTCTGTATTCCTGGCTTTACTATAACTGACTATTTGCAACAGATCAAGCTGATAAGAGAAAA ATATAAGAAGGAACAGTTGCGAACGATTAAAGGACTGCAATTGCATAAGCAATATAAATCGCCAATCCCATGGTATAATATAGTGGCAAACATGTTAATGAAAGTGATTAGTGACGAGGAGAGAATGAACAGTGTGCCTGCGAAGACTGTGCCTCCAGACACATCGGTTTTGAAATCTTTAAGCAGCGATAACATACGTCATACTGACAGAAAAGAGGATAAAACGAGGATTCAACCATGTACGAACGTAACTTGCGATATAGTCGCAAGAAGAAGCAGATCAGCTCGATCGAGTATCAAGTACATACCTAGCAAAACCACTGCAGTCCGTTCAAGTACGCGGACAAAATATGTTCTTTGTCCTCAAGCAAGAATCGCTTCAAAGACTCGAAATGGAGACGGACTTTCTAATCGTAAACCTAAGAGAGCCTTTAATTGGAAAGTGCCAG ATTGCCCCAGGACTCCATCTAACTCGATAAATTCAACAGCCACTAATTCGACAAAAACAAGTATCAAACAGTATGAGCCACCGTTTCTGAAGTGTCCGCTGTGTGGCTGGGAAAACCTGCAGCAGGAACGAACGCAGGAGCAAAGAACTATTATTCCCTGTGCCAATTATAGCATTGAATCACCTGATTTGAAATATGCACCATGTAGTGGATGCATTAAAG ATGGATTTTATCCGGAAACGTACACAGATGATTCTGGAGATTTTATAAAGGATTTATCCAAATCAGCACCAGCTAAAGTCTCTACATTAGACACGGAAACGCAGACTACAGAGTCTCTTCAGACGCAAGTAATGCAACTTGATCCTACAGTGAAGACTACATTTGGAAGTGGTGCTATAGAAGCTTGTACTCGATTCAAAATCATTCTGCCAGACTCCAAGAAAAGTTTAGAAATGCACACAGTAGGAACGGAGAATGTTTGTCAATGTACTCAAGGGGTCCAGTGCTTGCAACCACAATTGTGTACAAAAGGCACGCAATTGTCCCTTGAATTAAAGAAAAATGCGCACACTAGCACAGTAACGTATAAGGAAAGGGGGACTCAGTGCACAGTGTGCATGCCAGAAGAAGGAAGATGCAGTGCATCCATCCAAACTATTAGGCAAAGTTCAGTTCAAACCATGACTCGCTCTTCTTCTTTGgaaaaaatgaaagatgttGGAACAACATCGTCTATTCATAGAATTCATAGCAGCGATTCTGTAACTCTTGTAAGTTACAAGAGCGTTGGTACTGGTGGAGAATATGCACTTCCATCGCGTGCTAAATCCCACGGATCGTTAAAACGTTGTATTCAACAAAAAGATTATAAAGAAGTTGCAGTGGGTGAAA ACACATGTCCACGTAACATGTCCGAGTTGATGAAAGATCCTACAGTGACCACAGTACTGCATCAACTACTATGCAAGATATCTTccaagacaaatcgtgtgtcgcGTTGCATAAAGTCTCAAACCGACT ATGAACAGAGAAAATACAGCACTGGTTGTGCAACCGATGCAACTGAAATGGTGAAGAGAATCAAAGAATACGCAATCACAGCTTTAGGAGTGCATCTTTCCAAAGACGAGTGCATTCAGACCTCGACTGACACGGAAACAACACCTAGCGTCTGCGTAAATAAATTAACTATGACTAGAGAAGATCCTTATAAGCCGATTAATCGATCTACAGGTGTTCAGGTAGATGGAAACAATCGAACATCTGGattcaaagaaacaaagaaacgggTTGCTGACAAAGAAGTTTGCACCTGTTGCGAGTACAAAGATATTGGTACTAATGGATCATTGTTGCGAACTTGCGACATGGGTATTCAGAACGGTTTGGATAATTCTGTCtgttcaaataaaatagaaacagataaacaCCTAAGAAGTACCGTTGGTACACAGAAGCGAGATCCTATATTAGTTAGAGTGATAAAGTGTACTGATGCTCAAACAATAAAGAAGACCGATAAGGAGACACTAACTGATAAACGTATAGAAGCATGCGGTAGATCTACTTGTGCGCCATATACAGTTTGTGTACCTTCATACAAAGAAGAATCTAAACATCAAGTTAATCGTGATTATCATGAACGATCGTGTATGAGCCGTTGTGATGATACTTGTAAGGGCAATTCTAATAAGGATTGGACAGACGTAACAAATGTTGATGCATTTAACTGTATTCGCAACTCTAAAATTCCATTATGCACATACCCGGTACGCAAATGTACTTTCGCGAGAAGCAACTAG
- the LOC117222147 gene encoding uncharacterized protein LOC117222147 translates to MSFTWTECHTLKLVILYSRHECLWNPFHPEFKSKLNRYKAYKDIAESMFNRYLTVCDCIKRITQIKAEYCYELYKISAAISCEKTYKPKVTWFPIIHEILFPFVKTYGYRNDSWKAHSEETSPLTDYHNSEVTGQLKNSNMVELKRTQRHCNCPYANCGCNEFHRTLPGTSLRKNWTEVERDKRTNYLHSQVTRISTGCNTRNCITTDNEMQTDLSSFKTTCRSCQTCTTDDLFAKSNSEGIDEVYKGRTFCDEFDMFGKSIACQLRNINFDAAINLERRIQDLIVKERLGTMKYISHSFNAACYNSSCSECNVIRNEAVCTCGLPLIKIQADASCGFCE, encoded by the exons atgTCATTTACATGGACAGAATGTCATACTTTAAAATTAGTGATTCTTTATAGTCGACATGAATGCTTGTGGAATCCTTTTCATCCTGAGTTCAAAAGCAAACTCAACCGATATAAAGCTTACAAAGATATTGCAGAGTCCATGTTTAACAGGTATTTAACAGTTTGTGATTGTATAAAAAGGATTACACAGATAAAGGCGGAGTATTGTTATGAATTATACAAAATTAGTGCAGCGATATCTTGCGAGAAAACATATAAACCAAAAGTAACTTGGTTTCCAATAATACACGAAATACTCTTCCCATTTGTTAAAACTTACGGCTACAGAAATGACTCTTGGAag GCACACAGCGAGGAAACAAGTCCACTTACAGATTATCACAATAGCGAAGTAACTGGTCAACTAAAAAATTCGAATATGGTAGAATTAAAAAGAACACAAAGGCATTGCAATTGTCCTTATGCGAACTGTGGCTGCAATGAATTTCATAGAACACTACCTGGGACAAGTCTCAG GAAAAATTGGACAGAAGTGGAAAGGGATAAACGGACAAATTACTTGCATTCACAAGTAACTAGGATTAGCACTGGATGTAATACAAGGAACTGTATTACTACAGACAATGAAATGCAAACAGATCTTTCTTCTTTTAAAACTACATGCCGATCATGTCAAACCTGTACGACTGATGATTTATTTGCTAAGAGTAATTCG GAGGGCATTGATGAAGTATATAAAGGGAGAACATTCTGTGACGAATTTGACATGTTCGGGAAAAGTATCGCGTGTCAGTTGCGAAACATTAATTtcg ACGCTGCTATCAACCTGGAGAGACGTATACAGGACTTGATTGTGAAAGAGCGTCTAGGCACTATGAAATATATCTCTCACAGTTTTAATGCAGCTTGTTATAATTCTAGTTGTAGCGAATGCAATGTTATACGTAACGAAGCGGTTTGCACTTGCGGTTTACCCTTGATCAAAATTCAAGCTGACGCGTCTTGCGGATTTTGCGAATAG